The segment CGGAGCCGCtgggtcccggtcccggtcccggcaCTGGCCGCGGGGCTGGACCGGGAGCCGCGGCCCGCACAACGCGTGGCTgccccgggccggggccggaCCGGCGGGCTTCCGTCCGACTGACTTCCCAGGCAGCCAATCGCAAGGCGACGTTCGTTCGTGACTTCGCCTCCCGCCGATCAAACTGTCCAATCAGCACACAGGAGGTTAACGGATCATCCTGTGCCAACGTCGGCGGTCAAACGAGCCAATCGGCAGAGGGCAGGTTCCTTACCAATGAGATCAAAGAGTTAGAGGAATAGGGCTATGCTATTGGTGGTGCCACCTGTCGGTCATCGCCGCCGGGGCCGGTGGTTCGCtagcggggaggagggggtggtTTCCGGGGGTGGGGAAACTATATTAGGGGCGGACAAAGGCGGCGGCGAGGCCGTTCAGCTCGCCGCCATTTTAAGCAGCGGGCTCCGAGGAGCAGCAGTCGCGGCCGGAgcacttctcctcctccctccaccacCACGATGTCGCGGGATCGGTTCCGTAGCCGTGGCGGCGGCGGAGGTGGCTTCCaccggcgcggcggcggcggtggccgcGGCGGTCCTAACCACGATTTCCGCTCTCCGCCGCCCGGCATGGGCATGGGCCAGAACCGCGGCCCCATGGGGGGCGGCCCGCAGGGCCCGGGCGGCCCGCCGGGCGGAGGCCCGAAGCCCGAGCCTCCGAAGCCTCCTGCGTCGACCTCTGCTCCGCCTTCTTCGTCCTCTTCAGCCGCCGCCACTACGGCGGGGCCTGCCGGCAGCCAGGCCGGCCCGGGAGCGCCTCCGCCGTCCGCGTTGCCCGCGGGACAGCCGCCACAGCAGCAACCCCCGGTGTCGGCGCCTTCCTCGGCCCCCTCCGGCCCGGGGGGGCAGCCGCAGCCCAAGCCGAGCCCCAGCCCTACCCCAGCCGGCGGGCCTAAAAAAGGACAAGGACAGTCGCCCGGCGGCGGGCCCAAGGGACCGGGCGGCCCCCAGCAGGGGCCCGGCGGGCCGCACAAGGGGGGACCGGGGCACCGCGGCGGGCCGGGCGGAGAGCCGCGCGGCCGcgggcagcagcaccagggacaGCAGAGCCTCTCCTCGCAGCAGGGCtcggccggcggcggcggcggcggcgagaAGCTCTCGGACGAGGTGAGTCACGGCCCCCTCCCCCTCGCGGAGCCACAAGATGGCGGCGGCTGCGGTCGGGCACGGCGGCTCCGCGCGCCTTCGCCGCCATTTTGAGGGGAGGAGCGGGGGGCCCGGGAGAGGGCGAGCCGGGACGGGGGCGCAGCCGGCCGGGGGACCCTGAGCATAACTAGCGTGTTTCCGCGGTGCCTGGGCAGCTCCCGGCCGTAGCCTGGGGGCTCTGGGCCGGCCTGGGGTTGTATTGGCTTGCGGCACCCTGGAGGTGTTCTGGGCTTCTGGCGGGAGAAGGCCGCGCGCAGCCATGGTTCGAACTGGTATGCTTCTTTGTAGGGATTTAAAGCAAACCTCTCTCTTCTGAGGCGACCCGGGGAGAAGACCTATACTCAGCGTTGCCGCTTGTTTGTTGGGAACTTGCCTGCTGATATAACGGACGAAGACTTTAAAAGACTGTTCGCCAAATATGGGGAGCCAGGAGAGGTTTTTATCAACAAGGGGAAAGGCTTTGGATTCATTAAATTGGTAGGCTTTCATACTGTACGTCCATCTGTTTAATTCTCTCGAAATAGTGATTTACAACTCAGTTTTCTAAAACTGGCTCTTAAACTTTCCTCAGGAATCTAGAGCTCTTGCAGAAATTGCGAAGGCAGAACTTGACGATACCCCCATGAGGGGTCGACAGCTTCGTGTTCGGTTTGCCAcacatgctgctgctctttcagtGCGTAATCTTTCGCCCTATGTGTCCAACGAGTTGCTGGAGGAAGCTTTTTCCCAGTTTGGCCCAGTGGAAAGAGCTGTTGTGATTGTAGATGATCGAGGTAGATCAACAGGAAAAGGCATTGTTGAATTTGCATCAAAGCCAGctgcaagaaaagcatttgaacGGTGTACTGAAGGAGTGTTTTTGTTGACGACGTAAGTATTTTGCTGCTTAAGTGTTTTAGTTTtaactaaataaacaaaattgtCAGCCTCTAGTTTTTCATAATGGAGGTTCTCATGGAAAAGTAAAATGAGTGTGTTTTTCTTCAGCACTCCTAGGCCAGTTATTGTGGAACCATTGGAACAACTGGATGATGAAGATGGTCTTCCAGAAAAACTTGCTCAGAAGAATCCAATGTATCAAAAGTAGGCACTACCTTTTGGTATAAAGAGTATGTAGATGATGTATGTAGTATTGTCCCTGACTGAAGGATATGGAGTAATTCAGAAACAGGCTTTGAATTTTGAGTAGTACTTCTGgttcttgttttccttgtaaTAGTTTGGTTTTGGATAATGTAATGTGCTGATCCTTTCAGTATATTCACTAAGCATTACACAAGCGATTTTCTACATTGTGTCACAAAGGAACAGTAAAGCCTAAATAGCAGCCCAATAACAGATGGGTTTTGGTATACGTAGAAAGTCTTGAAAATCAGACTTCAAGTGTTTGCTCATCCTATTGTTGAGAACTGTCATCTCACTTAAGATGTATCTCATGTTGGTGATCTCTTAGGGAATTTACAAATGGATGTTTATGgtatgaaataagaaattaacTAAAATTTTAACTTATTCCATGATTAATAAAAACTAGTTGCTTGTGGATTTGCCTTATGAACCTGACCACTAGCCATAAAAGAGTAGATAAGAATCTATGTAAGTCTTTTCCTAAGTAGCAGTTTTAGGTTAGGATCTGTATATTAAACCTGTTTGTTGTAGAAATGTTGTATTTTCCCAAATCACAAAAGGGAGTGCAGAGGGGAGGTGCCGTCAGTCTTGTTTATATGAGAAAGCATTCAAAATTACTTGCTTTGATCAGAAACTATAAACAGTTTAGAGGCAGTGTCTTTGAAAACAGTGTAGATTAGTATAGTGTTCctaaaatgttgaaataatttACTAATGTATGGAAAGCTTTTGAACTCTCCTAGTTTTGTTCTATTACTGAATCTTAGACTTGAGTTTCTTTATAtgacaaaattaacttttcaaaatGCCTGAGGGCCAACAGTTTAAGTGAAGATTATTACTCGCCTTTAACATACAGTGCTTTGGGTAAGTtggcagtgaaaaaaaatccacctctcCGTGTGCTGTTGTTTTGAGCAGCTCTGCCTACTTGGGCAAAGGCCTCTCTTTGAGCATTTTACACCTGGCAGTTGCCAGCAGTGGAGTGCCTAAGGAAGAAGTTAAGAACAAGATAAACTTGTAGTAGAACTGTAAGTGGGAAGATTTGCTTGAATGTGATGGTGCAGGAGTCTCTGTATTTGCTACGGTAGTTGTAGAATTTATTCATATTAAATGCTGGTATTTAAGTGTGTAAAATGCTGCACTGTTACCAGCAGTGTCACAGCATGGTTTCTGTCACATAGTTGTGGTATTTTTCAGGACTCCTTTGATGTTCCCTGATCATTCTCTTGTTATGCTTGTGATCTTCTACTGACCTTTGGTTTCTAGGCATAGCCAGTCTGAATGAgcatcttcctttctgcagggaaagagagaCTCCTCCCCGTTTTGCTCAGCCTGGCAGTTTTGAATTTGAGTATTCCCAGAGATGGAAATCTTtagatgaaatggaaaaacaacagagaGAGCAAGTGGcaaaaaacatgaaagatgCCAAGGACAAACTTGAAAGTGAGATGGAAGATGCTTATCACGAGCATCAAGCAAACCTCTTGCGTCAAGGTAATTGGCTCTAAATTCTATAttgtctttttgctttaaatgctAGCTTAAATGTATGGGTGTTTAATGGCTTCATGAATAAATTCATGCTTCCTACTGCTAACTTGAGAATTTCAGGTCTAAAAAGGATCAACTGGTGGTTTTTCAATTACTGTTTAAATGAAGTATTGTTAAGAATAGTGACCATCTGCCGTAGTGCAGTTGAGGTTGATCTCATTCAAATCTGGGTTTAAATATGACATGGGTTTGTGAAACAACTGCTGACAAGCTTCATTTCTGCAGACCTTATGAGGCGTCAGGAAGAACTGAGACGTATGGAAGAACTCCATAATCAAGAAATGCAGAAACGCAAGGAAATTCAACTGAGGTTGGTTTGGCTTTCATGGGATTTTCTTCACTgttacatttgtttctttttaaaatgacttatgtgaaagtttttttatttttcaagaaaacgCCATTGCTGCTTCAGTTTGTGTATGAGAAATTGAACTGCAGtgtaagtttttcttttgagtatTTGAGCATCATGAGTATCTTTTTTTGCTTATGTGTAATCATTTGGTGCCTTTTAAATGGCCTGTGCAAATGATGTTTGAGAAGTGTTGAATGTGTTATGCTGCTGAGGTTTAACGGTCTCGTTTGGGATGATCAGACAGGAGGAGGAGCGTCGCAGGCGGGAAGAGGAAATGATGATACGTCAGCGGGAGATGGAAGAACAAATGAGAAGACAGAGGGAAGAGAATTATAGTAGAATGGGTTACATGGATCCAGTAAGTGAAATCATGATGTTTTGTGGAGACGTTACCATGTTTCAGGAATTTTTTGGATGTATTTTCAAGGTTGAtgtcttttgcttcctttaGGGTAGATATGATGTCTTTGTGTAGGTGAAATGGTGGTAGTTGGCTGTACATGTGCTTTACCTCCTGAAAAGGTATGGATTTCAGTAGCTGGTTATCTGTcctaaaagctgtttcttttatgcagagggagagagacatGAGAATGGGTGGTGCCACCACAATGAACATGGGAggtaaagaatttttaaataattacttgATGTGGTTAATTTAGAAATTGTCAGAATATGAttatgtatttctctttcttagaTCCTTATGCTTCTGCAGCCCAGAAATTTCCACCTCTCGGAGGTGGTGGCGGCATAGGTTATGAAGCTAATCCAGGAGTTGGCCAAGCAGCCATGAGTGGTTCTATGATGGGAAGTGACATGGTAATGTATCCTGTGGTGGCTTTAGTTTAGCACAAGGGAAATGTTGCAGTTGGGAATTGAGTTCTTTACCAGTGTGTGGATGATTGTGTAATTTCGCTGTTAACTGCTGACTTTCTTGTCAGGTATTTAACATGAAGATAGTGTGGCAGTATGTAGTACTAGATTAGTTCTTAACCATTATGGTAGCTTACACAGTTGGAAGTGGTTTCTAAGTGAATTCAAATGTGCTGTTAAGCATATTTGCAATGAACTGTGACTTTATTGGACTTTGGAAATTCTGCGTCACTGTTAGGcttggaaggatttttttatatataaattctAGAGAATCTGACGAATTTGATGAATGAAATACATAATGTAGTAGCTTTTCAGTAACTTGGCATTCTGTATTTGTGGACAAGAGagatttttgttctcctttccaATGTGTAacactgcatttattttggCCCTTCCAAGCCTAGGTAGGATTGATGCACGTTGGTATGGGTATGCTGTTAATTCAGAAATCTGCACTCATGTTTATTGAAGCAGCAGATGAACTTAATCAATGGTAAACAGCATATCACTTACTCTGTATGCCGATGTTTGCCATAGAAGAgcagaaacactgttttttaGCTTTAGGCATGTTCCAGTGATCCTTGACTGTAGCCATTTTGTGGTTCCTATCTCACAAAGGAATGATAGCCTGTTCTTGTTTTCCCGTGTTGGGGCATGACTATATAGGTAGAGTTTGTTAAAGTTACGGCATATCTCATGTTCTGAGGTATGTTTCCAAACTGTACTATTTTTGGCACACCATATGTGTGAATGGGCTTTGAGCCTGCTTGGTGTTATCACACTGAAGCAAATGGATGTAGATTAAAGAAATGCTTAATGGGTAGGATGGAAATCTATGTTGGTTTAGGTGGTGATATTAGTGTGCTTTCACCCTCCTCAAAGGGTGTACGCTCTGTAGCACAAGCTGAAGTAAATGATTTTTGGGTGGGTTTAGGCCTCTGGCTTAATGTGGTGAGCTACCATAGTAGCTTGTCAGGTATCTTCCGTTTTTTTGGGGGAACTATATCTTTGGAATGATAACTTTGCAGAGCATCATTGATTCAGTAGACAGTGCCGGTGGCCTTAATGTATCTGTATAATCTACTGATCTTTAAGCAGTTCCTAAGTTTCCTGTGAACAGTTAGGCAGTCTGTGGTGAATGCTGTGtatgtttttctcctgaaaatca is part of the Balearica regulorum gibbericeps isolate bBalReg1 chromosome 22, bBalReg1.pri, whole genome shotgun sequence genome and harbors:
- the SFPQ gene encoding splicing factor, proline- and glutamine-rich, with the translated sequence MSRDRFRSRGGGGGGFHRRGGGGGRGGPNHDFRSPPPGMGMGQNRGPMGGGPQGPGGPPGGGPKPEPPKPPASTSAPPSSSSSAAATTAGPAGSQAGPGAPPPSALPAGQPPQQQPPVSAPSSAPSGPGGQPQPKPSPSPTPAGGPKKGQGQSPGGGPKGPGGPQQGPGGPHKGGPGHRGGPGGEPRGRGQQHQGQQSLSSQQGSAGGGGGGEKLSDEGFKANLSLLRRPGEKTYTQRCRLFVGNLPADITDEDFKRLFAKYGEPGEVFINKGKGFGFIKLESRALAEIAKAELDDTPMRGRQLRVRFATHAAALSVRNLSPYVSNELLEEAFSQFGPVERAVVIVDDRGRSTGKGIVEFASKPAARKAFERCTEGVFLLTTTPRPVIVEPLEQLDDEDGLPEKLAQKNPMYQKERETPPRFAQPGSFEFEYSQRWKSLDEMEKQQREQVAKNMKDAKDKLESEMEDAYHEHQANLLRQDLMRRQEELRRMEELHNQEMQKRKEIQLRQEEERRRREEEMMIRQREMEEQMRRQREENYSRMGYMDPRERDMRMGGATTMNMGDPYASAAQKFPPLGGGGGIGYEANPGVGQAAMSGSMMGSDMVKMKAE